The Cloacibacillus sp. genomic sequence TTTATCGTGCGCACCTGCCACGACTCCGCGATGGCCGGCATGTTTTCAAGCGTATACGGGTCGACGCCGGTCATAGATTCGTAGATCATCCCAAGCACCTGCCACGAATAGGCGGACGAGGCGGAGAATGGGTTCAGATTGCGCGGCTCTTCCGGCAGCAGCATCACGAGCGGGCGCATTTTTCCGTCGCGCGGCTCCGCCGTAAGCAGCGTCCAGACGTTGTCCGCCGTCATCTTATCTGTGGAAAAGATATTCTTCCATTTTTTTGAGACGGCGGAGACGGAGATGCGGCTGTAGATGGGCACGGTCGGCATCAATTCAAGCAGCAGCCGCTGCGCGCGAGCCGACGCCGCCTGCGCCGCCGCCTTGTCCGGCGCGAAACGCAGCGCGGAAAGAGAGGCGTCCAGCCGCTTGTCTTTTATGCCGCTTACGTTGTAGCCGCCCTCGACGCTCATTGAGCTGTGATAAAAGCTGAAAAGGGAATCAGGGTCGCGGCCCATGCTCCACGCAAGCACCGCCATTGAAAAATCCTTCCTGTCGAGGCGCGATATGAGCGCGGAAAAATCTATAGGGTCCACCTCGACCGGAAAGCCTACGGCGCGCAGAGAGTCCGCGATAAGCTCTGCAAGCTCCGCCGTAGTAGGCGCTACGCGCGCCATAGGCGTCATAAGCTTCATGGGCGCGAGCGCATGGCCGTTTGGCGCGACAAGCGTTCCCGCGATGTCCCATCTGTAGCCTTTTTTCTTGAGCAGCGCGCGCGCCGCCTGAGGGTCGTATATGTCCTCCGTGCTGTTTGGCAGCGCCCACGGAGAAACGGGAGGAAGCCACGAATTGATAGGTTCGCAGTAGCCGGAGAAGATCATGCGCACGATGCTGTTTCTGTCTATCGACATCGCGGCGGCGCGGCGCAGATCCTTGTCCTTCCACGGTATCGACGCGTCGTTCAAAATCAGGAAAAAGGCGTGCATACCCCGCGCAAGCGAGAGTTCTATGTTTTTATTCGTGCTCAGCCGGTCTATGTCGGAGGGGCGCGCGATGTCGCTCAAAATGTCGAGTTCTCCGGCCTCCGCCGCCATTATCTGCGCGTCGGGGTTTGCTATTATGAGCATGGCGACCTCTTCTATCTTCGGGCCGCGGACTGCGTTCAGGTCAAGCTTCGCGGCGCGGCCCGCGCCGGCGGCCGCTAAAATAAAAATTATGGCAATGATGGGCACATATAGTTTTGCAAATTTCACCTGTCTTTTTGTTACTCCTTTGAACTTTTTACGACGATCTCGCGTCCCGGGATCGGCCTGCCCGTCACAAGCTGCAAAATCAGCCGTCCGGCGAGCACCCCCGTCTCGAATGTCGGTTCGTCGGAGCTCTCCTCCATTGTGACGGAGCAGCAGTCCGGCGCTTTGAATCCGAAGGTGACGGCGGGGACGTTCAGCTCGTCCGGGAAACTTGCGGCATCACACCAGACTATACCCTCGGCGTGTCGCTCGTAAAGGGAACTTCTTACATTTTTTGCACGCAGGGGATTGTTTTGCGTCGATTTCAGTAAAATTTCATAGGAAGAGTTTGAAAAGGCGCGGTCAAGCCCCGCGAGAAAGGCGCCGAGCCACGGCCTGTTCAGGTCGCCTACGACGACGCCGACCAGCCCGCTTTTATGCGTGGAGAGGCTGCGAGCGCTGCGGTCGAGCCTGTAATCCAGCGCCCGCACGCTCTCCATCACCTTTATTTTCGTCTTTTCGGAAATTCTGTGGTCGCCGCGCAGCACCCTGCTGACAGTAGCCTTGTCAACGCCGGCGCGCTCCGCGACCTCCTGCATAGTGACCTTCATGCGAAACCAGCACCTCTTTATGCAACCGATTGAATGAATTATAACAGATTGCAGAGAGGGCGTAAAATGTTCAGCGGGAACTTTCTAAATAGTAGCGCGCCTCGGGTGGCACTTGTATGTCGATGCCTGTCTTTTCCGCCATTTTCTCTAATTGACGCCATACGTCGCTATCTGTTCCATTTTTCGGTTCGTCGATGTGGCCGGCATAGGCGACCCAGAGATCGTTAGAGAGTTTTCCGACATAATAGGCGTTGCCTAGCTTTGCGCCGTCCAGATATTTATCCAGCGAATTGGGTGACCCCATAAATATTCTTGTGTCCATCGGCAATTTTCCGTTTTCTAGCTGATACATGATGACCGCGCTTTTCAGAGTCCTCAGGTTCGACACTATCCTTGTAGCCTCCGCCTTGGCGATGACGCCTGTGGTCGCCAGCATCATCATCCCGGCCAGTATGCCTATTATGATTATTACGATAAGCAGCTCCACAAGGGTGAAGCCTTTTCTCCCCGCGCCCATAGTTTTGCCCTCCCAAAATTTAATCTCGCGTAGTTGTCACAATAATACCATTCTATACGAAACGGGGCAAAAAAAGAACCGCCTTTCGGCGGCTCGGTGTTCGTCTGTTGTGCCGGTTGTCCGGCGCGGCAACGGCTTATCGCCAGCGTGACAGGAATTTGGCGTACTCTGTGTCGTCTGTCAGATGGCGGATGGAGTGCAGAAAAGAACGCCCGCCGTCCGCGGGTATTTCCTGCGTCAGGCAGCGCACTCGCGTTTTGGGGATGGGGTGGATATATTCTCCCTCCACAAAATGCGGCGCCATCTCCATCGGCACCGCCTCCGGCACAGTGTCGAGCGCCCAGCTGAAATAGACGGTGTGGTTCGTGTGGTCGTTTACGTCGAGGTCCTGCCAGCGCACCTTCCACGTCTCTTCGATGTCGGGCGCGTCAAGCTCCTCTATCTTTGGATCCTGCGGCAGCGCGTCGGATATTTTTCCAAAAAGCGGAGCCATAAGCTCGCACCTGTCAAGCCGAATCGGGCGCTGTTTTTCAATGTCTATGAGCACCCACCATGTGTAGGCCGAGCCGAGGAATTTCCCCTGCGCGTCCCACAGCTTGAAACTTCTCAAAGAAAAGAGGTTGCGGTACGTCTCCGCGTAGGTTTTTATCCTGATGGCGCCGCTTTCCTTTGTGGGGCAGCTTTCAAGGTCCACGCGGTATTTCCGCAGCACCCACGTCATGTTGTGCGCAAGCGTCTGGCGCACGGAAAGCCCGTACTTTGAGGCGTCAATGTCGGCCATCTGCTGGAACATCTCCAGCAGCACGGAGAATTTCACGCGCCCGCGCGGGTCGATGCCGCTGAACGGGAGCGTGTTTTCAAGCTCAGTCATCGAGGTAGTTGTCGAAATAGCCCTGTATGTATATTACGGGCGTGCCCTTGTCGCCGGAGCCGGAGGTGAGGTCGCAGAGCGAGCCTATGAGGTCGGTCAGGCGGCGCGGCGTCGTGCCGAGCGTCGAATGGCCGAAACGGTCGAGCGCGCCTTTTGCGCGTATCGCCTCTTTGACGGCCTCTTCGGGATTCCCGCCGCTTGCGTTGTCCGCTACGTATTTTAATTTGATTTCTTTGGGCATTCCGCTTAGGCCGTCGGTGAAGCCAGGCGAGACTACAGGGTCCGCCAGCTCCCATATACCGCATACCGGGTCTTTGAAGGCGCCGTCTCCGTAGACGAGCACCTCCGTATCTATTCCCGAGCATTTTTTCAGCTCGTCCTTGAGCTTGTTGACGAAGGCTGTGCAGTCGCGCGGGAAGAGTTTCACGGAATTGTCGTTTGTGTAGTTTGAGCCGAGCAGGCCGTAGTTTTCGTTCCAGCCCATGCCGGGACGGTGCGGCTCGCTGCATATCTGGTCCATTGTGACGACTTTTTTCGCTCCGCCCTTTTCCAGTATGTCGCGGTGTATCGTGCGCGCGTGGATGCTGGCCACGATCACTTGATCTGCGAACTTCAGCGCGGAGAGCGGGTTGTTTGAGAAATGGACGCTGACGCGCTCCGGCGCGATGCTTTTGTATAGCTGTATGTAGTCCACGCCCGTGAAGGGGTGCTTGTATTCTCCGAAGACCTCATAATATTCTTTTTCATCAAAGCATTCGCCGGAGAGATTTTTGTTGTTCAAGTAGTAGTTCATCGGCTCGATTATCTGGTTGCCCACTTCGTCCGACGGATAGGTGAGCACAACGTGCACGCGGCCCTTTATGCCGGCCACCATGCCGCGCAATAGCTGATGAAAGCGGTTGCGCGAAAGTATGGGGCAGATGACGGCTACGTCCCCATCGGGGAATTTTGCGGCGACGTCGTTTGAAATGTCCGCAAGCGTGACATAGTTGCCCTGTGAACGCGCCACGAGAGACTCTGTAACGCCTATGACGTCTCCGTTGCGCATCTCAAATTTATCGCGCGGCGACTGAGCCGCCTTCACTATGCTTTCTGTGATTATTTTTATTATGTCGTCTCCCTGTGTGACGACCGGCAGGCGAATGCCTCTGGAAACTGCGCCAACGTAACGCATTATGATCGTTCCTCTCTGGAATTATATATTTTGAGTTACATCTTATTGTACCACACCTGACCAAAATAATACCAGAAAGCGAAGGCGGACGAGGCTAAATTTGTTCGCCCGTCCGGCTTCGCTTGATTTATTTTGTAAAGAAAGTTTCAAAACACGCGTTTTCGCGCGGTTTGCGGCGTGCGCGCGCCGCAAAAGCGCCGCTATTTAGTGAGCGGGAGCACCTCGTCTTTGAAAAAATCTTCGACTTTATCGGGGTCCACGGAGCAGAATTTGTCGTTTACCGTAACGCAGACGCCCTCCTGGCATTTTCCCATGCAGAAGACGCCGCCCAAGTTTATTTTGTCTTTGAGTCCGTTTTCGGCTATCTGGAACTGCAGCCCCTCTACCACTCTGCGTGAGCCTTTTACGTGACAGGCGCTTCCGATGCAAACTTTGATTTTTATCATAATAAAGACCGACCTTTCATACCGTTATTCGTAATCGACTACGTTGACCCAGTAGAGCAGAAATTCGCGCTCCTCCGCCTTTCCGAGCGAAAGCCTTTCGGCGGCGCGGAGGGGTATCCATTTTTCTATATCCGATTTTGAGAGGCCGCTCTTGTTGCAGTAGAGCGCGGCGTATTTATCAGCGCCGTCTATGTCTCCGGCAAGCCAGAAGAGCAGGTAGGTGCGCGCGGCGTCGGCTGCGGGCGCGCCCTGTGCGGCGCGTTTCCAGTCAACTATATAGTCGCATCCGTCCTCCGTCACGATAAGGTTGCTAGGCGCAAAATCTCCGTGGCAGAGAGCGGCGCCGTCGGGAAGAGATTCCATGCGGATCATCAGGTCGTACATGGCGGTGCTTGAGAGCTCCGCGCCGCGGAAACTTTCCGCAAGGCGCTCTTTGAGCTTCGGAAGCGACGCGCCGTCCTTTGCGTTTATCATGATATGAGCCGCGGCGAAACGTTCCATATATTCGTCGAATTTTTCTGGCGCCTCTTCCATAAGGCGGTCGAGCGTCTTGCCCGGTATGTATTCGGTAACTATCGCCCATTTGCCGTCGGCCTTCGTCACTTCAAGTATCTTTGGAACGCGCAGGCCGCTTTCTTCGACCTTTGCGTGAGCCGCCGCCTCCGCGAGTATAGCGGCCTTTGCGTGGTCTTTGTCAAATACCTTTATACATTTGTCTCCGTCGCGGAAAACGGTTTTTGTGGTGCGGACCGCGATTATTTTTTCCAGCTTCATCTCTGTTACCTCCTATTTGCCGTAGTAGGCTTTAAGGTACATCTCTTTTATTTCAGAAAGCAGCGGGTAACGGGGATTGGCGCCGGTGCACTGGTCGTCAAAGGCCTGTTCCGTCATTGCGTCGAGCGTTGAGAGAAAGGCCGCCTCGTCTATGCCGTATTCTTTTATTGTCTTTTTGATGCCGACGCGTTCTTTGAGGTCGTTTATCGCTTTGATGAGGCTCTCAAGTTTCTCGTCGGCGTTCTTGCCGGAAAGTCCCAGGTAGTCTGCAACCTCCGCGTAGCGCTCCTTGGTGTGCGGGTAGGCGTACTGCGGGAATGTCCCCATCTTGGGCGGCGTCTCCACTGCGTTGAAACGCAGCACATATTCTATCATCAGGGCGTTGGCCGTGCCGTGCGGCAGATGGTGGAAGGCTCCGAGCTTGTGCGCCATTGAGTGGCAGACGCCGAGGAAGGCGTTCGCAAAGGCCATTCCAGCCATAGAGGCGGCGTGCGCCATCTTTTCACGCGCGGTGGGGTCGTTTGCGCCGTTTTCGTAGGCGCGCGGAAGGTAGTCGAATATCGACCTGAGCGCGCGCAGCGCCATTGCGTCTGAGAACTCAGAGGCGAGCATAGAGGCGTAGGCCTCAAGCGCGTGCGTCACCGCATCTATACCGGAGGCGGCCGTCAGTCCCTTCGGCGCGTCCATCATCATGTCGGCGTCCACGATGGCCATGTTAGGCATCAGCTCGTAGTCGGCAAGCGGGTACTTCACGCCGGTCTTTTCGTCGGTTATGACGGCAAACGGCGTCACTTCGGAGCCTGTTCCGGCGGATGTTGGTACCGCGATGAAAGATGCCTTTTCGCCCATCTTTGGGAAGGTGTAGACGCGTTTTCTTATGTCTACGAAACGCATCGCCATGTCAAGGAAATCAGCTTCGGGATGCTCGTACATCACCCACATTATCTTGCCGGCGTCCATAGCCGATCCGCCGCCGAGTGCGATTATGCAGTCCGGGGCAAAGGCGCGCATAGCCTCCGCGCCTTCGCGGGCGCAGGCAAGCGTCGGGTCCGGGGCAACGTTGTAGAAGGTGGTGTGAGTGATGCCCATCTCGTCCAGCTTTTCAGTGATTGCCTTTGTATAGCCGTTGTTGTAAAGGAAGGAGTCCGTCACGATGAAGACCTTCTTTTTGCCAAGCACGTTCTTAAGTTCGCAAAGCGCCACCGGCAGGCAGCCCTTCTTTATATAGACTTTCTGAGGTGTGCGGAACCAGAGCATATTTTCTCTCCTCTCGGCCACGGTCTTGATATTCAGCAGATGTTTGACGCCTACGTTCTCCGAGACGGAGTTGCCGCCCCATGAACCGCAGCCCAGCGTAAGCGACGGCGTTGTGTCGAAGTTGTACATGTCGCCGATGCCGCCGTGCGACGACGGCGTGTTTACAAGCACGCGGCCCGTCTTCATGCGGCCCTTGAAATAATCGAGCTTCTCGCGCTCCGTGACGGCGTTCAGGTAAAGCGACGAGGTGTGGCCGAAACCGCCGTCCGCCACAAGCTGCTCCGCCTTTGCGACGGCCTCTTTAAAGTCCGCCGCACGGTACATGGCAAGGACGGGGGAGAGCTTTTCATGCGCGAACTCCTCGCTTATATCGACGCTCTCGACCTCGCCGATAAGTATCTTTGAACCTTCAGGCGCCTTAACGCCCGCCATCTGCGCTATCTTGCAGGCGCGTTGGCCTACTATCGCCGCGTTTAACGCGCCGTTTACGATTATCGTCTTGCGCACGCGCTCCGTCTCCGCCTTGTTCAGGAAGTAGCAGCCGCGCGCGGCAAATTCCTTCCTGACCTCGTCGTAGATTGTAGATAGCACGATGACGGACTGCTCAGAGGCGCAGATCATGCCGTTGTCGAATGTCTTTGAATGGATGATGGAACTGACGGCAAGCTTGATGTCGGCGCTTGTGTCGATGACCGCCGGAGTATTTCCCGCCCCTACGCCAAGCGCAGGTTTGCCGCTGGAGTAGGCCGCCTTCACCATGCCGGGGCCGCCAGTCGCAAGAATTATATCCGCGCTGTGCATCACTTCGTTTGTAAGTTCAAGCGACGGCACGTCCACCCACGCGATGATGTTCTGCGGCGCGCCCGCCGCCACAGCCGCGTCAAGCACGGTGCGCGCGGCAAGGATCGTCGCGTTCTTCGCGCGTGGATGCGGGCTTATGATTATCCCGTTGCGCGTTTTCAGAGCAAGCAGCGATTTAAAAATGGCGGTAGAGGTCGGGTTCGTCGTCGGAATGACGGCCGCTATTACGCCCACAGGTTCCGCAATGCGCTGCGTCCCGAAATATTTGTCTTCGTCTATGACGCCGCAGGTCTTGACGTCTTTATAATAGTTGTAAATATATTCTGAGGCGAAGTGGTTTTTTATAACTTTGTCTTCAAGCACGCCCATGCCGGTCTCTTCAAAGGCCGCGCGCGCAAGCGGTATGCGGGCTTTGTTTGCGGCCATTGCGGCGGCTTGAAAAATTTTGTCCACCTGTTGCTGTGTGAATCCGGCGAATGCGCGCTGCGCTTCGCGGACCTCGTTCATCCTTGCCGCAAGCGCCTCAACGCTGTCAACTACGGCAAAGCTCTTTTCTGTCTCTTTTTTCATAAATCAACACTCCTGTCAGTCTGCCCAATATCAATGCCAACTTAACTAGTGAAAAATATCTCAATTCGTTGAGTTAATGATAACTTGCCGTATGAGAATAAAGAAGAGACGAGAAAAGAATATCGCTATGCAATTATCAATATAGCATTATCTATTTTTCCTAAAAGAAAAAAGTACGATAAAATTTATAGAGGAGCGTCAGAGAAGAAAAGAATGACCGCGCGCACCGTTTTCAAAAAAGCAGATAACGGTGCTAAAAAGACATGTTATCTGCATTGTTAGAAATGGTATTTTTATTTTTACGCATTACAGTTGAAAAAAGAACCATTATGTGTAAAAATGAAAATAAGAAGGCGGTGAGAAAATGAAATATTATGGAAAGTTAGTTGAACTTGGCTGTTTTTCACGCGAGGATGTAATTGCGCTTACAGGCACAGAGGCCGCGGCGCATTCGCTGCTGCGCGATTATTTGCGAAAGGGTCTGATAGAACGTGTGCGGCGCGATTTTTACGCCGTCATCAGCATAGAGACAAAACAGCCCATACCGACTCGTTATCAAATCGGTTCTCAAATTTTTGCGGATGCCTTCATCTCACATCACAGCGCGTTTGAATATTACGGATGTTCAAATCAGGTCTTATATGAAGTTTATGTCACTTCAAACAGCCGGTTTCAGGATTTTGAGTTTGATGGAGTTTCTTATTGCAGGGTGGCCT encodes the following:
- a CDS encoding (2Fe-2S) ferredoxin domain-containing protein yields the protein MIKIKVCIGSACHVKGSRRVVEGLQFQIAENGLKDKINLGGVFCMGKCQEGVCVTVNDKFCSVDPDKVEDFFKDEVLPLTK
- a CDS encoding thioesterase, with product MTELENTLPFSGIDPRGRVKFSVLLEMFQQMADIDASKYGLSVRQTLAHNMTWVLRKYRVDLESCPTKESGAIRIKTYAETYRNLFSLRSFKLWDAQGKFLGSAYTWWVLIDIEKQRPIRLDRCELMAPLFGKISDALPQDPKIEELDAPDIEETWKVRWQDLDVNDHTNHTVYFSWALDTVPEAVPMEMAPHFVEGEYIHPIPKTRVRCLTQEIPADGGRSFLHSIRHLTDDTEYAKFLSRWR
- a CDS encoding LacI family DNA-binding transcriptional regulator is translated as MKVTMQEVAERAGVDKATVSRVLRGDHRISEKTKIKVMESVRALDYRLDRSARSLSTHKSGLVGVVVGDLNRPWLGAFLAGLDRAFSNSSYEILLKSTQNNPLRAKNVRSSLYERHAEGIVWCDAASFPDELNVPAVTFGFKAPDCCSVTMEESSDEPTFETGVLAGRLILQLVTGRPIPGREIVVKSSKE
- a CDS encoding coenzyme F420-0:L-glutamate ligase, producing the protein MRYVGAVSRGIRLPVVTQGDDIIKIITESIVKAAQSPRDKFEMRNGDVIGVTESLVARSQGNYVTLADISNDVAAKFPDGDVAVICPILSRNRFHQLLRGMVAGIKGRVHVVLTYPSDEVGNQIIEPMNYYLNNKNLSGECFDEKEYYEVFGEYKHPFTGVDYIQLYKSIAPERVSVHFSNNPLSALKFADQVIVASIHARTIHRDILEKGGAKKVVTMDQICSEPHRPGMGWNENYGLLGSNYTNDNSVKLFPRDCTAFVNKLKDELKKCSGIDTEVLVYGDGAFKDPVCGIWELADPVVSPGFTDGLSGMPKEIKLKYVADNASGGNPEEAVKEAIRAKGALDRFGHSTLGTTPRRLTDLIGSLCDLTSGSGDKGTPVIYIQGYFDNYLDD
- the adhE gene encoding bifunctional acetaldehyde-CoA/alcohol dehydrogenase — protein: MKKETEKSFAVVDSVEALAARMNEVREAQRAFAGFTQQQVDKIFQAAAMAANKARIPLARAAFEETGMGVLEDKVIKNHFASEYIYNYYKDVKTCGVIDEDKYFGTQRIAEPVGVIAAVIPTTNPTSTAIFKSLLALKTRNGIIISPHPRAKNATILAARTVLDAAVAAGAPQNIIAWVDVPSLELTNEVMHSADIILATGGPGMVKAAYSSGKPALGVGAGNTPAVIDTSADIKLAVSSIIHSKTFDNGMICASEQSVIVLSTIYDEVRKEFAARGCYFLNKAETERVRKTIIVNGALNAAIVGQRACKIAQMAGVKAPEGSKILIGEVESVDISEEFAHEKLSPVLAMYRAADFKEAVAKAEQLVADGGFGHTSSLYLNAVTEREKLDYFKGRMKTGRVLVNTPSSHGGIGDMYNFDTTPSLTLGCGSWGGNSVSENVGVKHLLNIKTVAERRENMLWFRTPQKVYIKKGCLPVALCELKNVLGKKKVFIVTDSFLYNNGYTKAITEKLDEMGITHTTFYNVAPDPTLACAREGAEAMRAFAPDCIIALGGGSAMDAGKIMWVMYEHPEADFLDMAMRFVDIRKRVYTFPKMGEKASFIAVPTSAGTGSEVTPFAVITDEKTGVKYPLADYELMPNMAIVDADMMMDAPKGLTAASGIDAVTHALEAYASMLASEFSDAMALRALRSIFDYLPRAYENGANDPTAREKMAHAASMAGMAFANAFLGVCHSMAHKLGAFHHLPHGTANALMIEYVLRFNAVETPPKMGTFPQYAYPHTKERYAEVADYLGLSGKNADEKLESLIKAINDLKERVGIKKTIKEYGIDEAAFLSTLDAMTEQAFDDQCTGANPRYPLLSEIKEMYLKAYYGK
- a CDS encoding ABC transporter substrate-binding protein, whose amino-acid sequence is MKFAKLYVPIIAIIFILAAAGAGRAAKLDLNAVRGPKIEEVAMLIIANPDAQIMAAEAGELDILSDIARPSDIDRLSTNKNIELSLARGMHAFFLILNDASIPWKDKDLRRAAAMSIDRNSIVRMIFSGYCEPINSWLPPVSPWALPNSTEDIYDPQAARALLKKKGYRWDIAGTLVAPNGHALAPMKLMTPMARVAPTTAELAELIADSLRAVGFPVEVDPIDFSALISRLDRKDFSMAVLAWSMGRDPDSLFSFYHSSMSVEGGYNVSGIKDKRLDASLSALRFAPDKAAAQAASARAQRLLLELMPTVPIYSRISVSAVSKKWKNIFSTDKMTADNVWTLLTAEPRDGKMRPLVMLLPEEPRNLNPFSASSAYSWQVLGMIYESMTGVDPYTLENMPAIAESWQVRTINDKAGAHTELVFKIKKGLKWSDGSRLSARDIKATAEFLQKNKIPRFFDAVKNIKSIDAPDDLTLRVSMNGVSYWYLDNIAGLPCLPKKVVDKIKDWQNWDPLDKKEKYGPYGLVGSGPFTLKNYKPGEYVIMRRNPNFRMLKGGAK
- a CDS encoding prepilin-type N-terminal cleavage/methylation domain-containing protein, whose product is MGAGRKGFTLVELLIVIIIIGILAGMMMLATTGVIAKAEATRIVSNLRTLKSAVIMYQLENGKLPMDTRIFMGSPNSLDKYLDGAKLGNAYYVGKLSNDLWVAYAGHIDEPKNGTDSDVWRQLEKMAEKTGIDIQVPPEARYYLESSR
- a CDS encoding phosphotransferase, whose translation is MKLEKIIAVRTTKTVFRDGDKCIKVFDKDHAKAAILAEAAAHAKVEESGLRVPKILEVTKADGKWAIVTEYIPGKTLDRLMEEAPEKFDEYMERFAAAHIMINAKDGASLPKLKERLAESFRGAELSSTAMYDLMIRMESLPDGAALCHGDFAPSNLIVTEDGCDYIVDWKRAAQGAPAADAARTYLLFWLAGDIDGADKYAALYCNKSGLSKSDIEKWIPLRAAERLSLGKAEEREFLLYWVNVVDYE